A region from the Biomphalaria glabrata chromosome 14, xgBioGlab47.1, whole genome shotgun sequence genome encodes:
- the LOC106070035 gene encoding uncharacterized protein LOC106070035 has protein sequence MAGTYEVTHGHSHDVFIVLPSGGERLRKLIYSVDLHGSDYTVRDSKIILFQELSILDVDNYDLVIVRSDNTTTLMNDAEPTIDYLYDLASDAYIKIQLKSAQVSS, from the exons AAGTGACCCACGGTCACAGCCATGACGTGTTCATTGTTCTACCAAGTGGTGGAGAGAGACTTCGTAAACTAATATACTCAGTGGACTTACATGGCAGTGACTACACGGTTAGGGAT TCCAAGATCATTCTCTTTCAAGAGTTATCCATCTTAGATGTTGATAATTATGACCTGGTTATCGTTAGGAGTGATAATACAACAACTCTCATGAATGACGCTGAACCAACAATAGACTATCTCTATGACCTGGCATCCGATGCATACATTAAAATTCAGCTCAAATCTGCTCAGGTCTCAAGCTAG